The proteins below come from a single Roseiflexus sp. RS-1 genomic window:
- a CDS encoding dipeptidase, translated as MNLHIPIFDGHNDTLLRLFASKHNDSFFESSQGHIDLARARAGGFAGGFFAVFVPPAPGEQPANDDDLPERLPFAYALETALAMTALLFRIEAQSAGQVRVARTVDDIEHGIRTNTLSAILHFEGADAIDPEFHTLEVLYRAGLRSLGIVWSRPNAFGWGVPFRFPHDPDIGPGLTEAGHELVRICNRLGIMIDLSHLNEAGFWDVARLSSAPLVATHSNAYALCPSPRNLTDRQLDAIRESDGMVGVNFHVGFLRRDGRRDAATPLDAVAEHVIYLVERLGIDRVGFGSDFDGALMPHELGDVAGLPRLLETLRRHGFDEASLRKLAHENWVRVLKKTWRR; from the coding sequence GTGAACCTTCACATTCCGATCTTCGACGGTCATAACGATACCCTTCTGCGTCTCTTCGCATCGAAACACAATGATTCGTTCTTTGAGTCGTCCCAGGGGCACATCGACCTGGCGCGCGCCCGCGCTGGCGGTTTTGCTGGCGGCTTCTTCGCGGTCTTTGTTCCTCCTGCGCCAGGTGAACAGCCAGCGAACGACGACGACCTTCCTGAGCGATTACCGTTCGCCTATGCGCTCGAAACAGCGCTGGCAATGACCGCCCTGCTCTTCCGGATCGAAGCGCAATCCGCTGGTCAGGTGCGGGTCGCACGCACGGTTGATGACATCGAGCACGGCATCCGAACCAATACGCTGAGCGCGATCCTGCATTTCGAGGGCGCCGACGCGATCGATCCTGAGTTTCACACACTCGAAGTGCTCTACCGGGCTGGTCTCCGCTCCCTGGGGATCGTCTGGAGTCGCCCGAACGCATTCGGATGGGGCGTACCGTTTCGTTTCCCGCACGATCCCGATATTGGTCCTGGTCTGACCGAAGCCGGACACGAACTGGTGCGAATATGCAACCGCCTCGGCATCATGATCGATCTGTCGCATCTGAACGAAGCCGGCTTCTGGGATGTGGCGCGCCTGAGCAGCGCACCGCTGGTCGCAACCCACTCGAACGCATATGCCCTCTGTCCCTCGCCGCGCAACCTGACCGACCGCCAGCTCGACGCGATCCGCGAGTCGGACGGGATGGTCGGCGTCAATTTCCACGTCGGCTTTCTTCGTCGCGATGGCAGGCGCGATGCTGCGACGCCGCTGGATGCTGTAGCAGAGCACGTCATCTACCTGGTCGAACGGTTGGGAATTGATCGGGTCGGTTTCGGCTCGGATTTCGACGGCGCGCTGATGCCGCACGAGTTGGGAGACGTCGCCGGACTGCCACGCCTGCTGGAGACATTGCGCCGTCACGGGTTCGATGAAGCATCGCTGCGCAAACTGGCGCACGAAAACTGGGTGCGTGTTTTGAAAAAAACATGGCGCAGGTGA
- a CDS encoding nucleotidyltransferase family protein, with translation MKALILAAGAGTRLRPLTDTCPKPMAPIAGRPLLAWTLEWLRRYGVTDVALNLHHLPDVVREGLGDGSRFGMRLHYAVETELRGTAGALHNFPGFFDQPFLVIYGDLLLDIDLDDLIRFHRQRRALMTLALKRTDHPQSQGMIEVDATGRVVRFVEKPVVWDGGDTANAGVYVCEPEVVDWTPPGFSDFGHDIIPAMLRAGAPVYGRPLRGYLLDIGTPAAYAQAQQDWSRRQSGVEGLP, from the coding sequence ATGAAAGCGTTGATCCTGGCGGCAGGCGCCGGCACACGCCTCCGCCCGCTCACCGATACCTGCCCCAAGCCGATGGCGCCAATTGCCGGGAGACCGCTCCTTGCCTGGACGCTGGAATGGTTGCGGCGCTACGGTGTTACCGACGTGGCGCTGAATCTCCACCATCTGCCGGATGTTGTGCGCGAAGGGCTGGGAGACGGCTCTCGCTTTGGCATGCGGCTCCACTACGCCGTAGAAACAGAGTTGCGCGGCACAGCTGGCGCACTGCACAATTTCCCCGGTTTTTTCGACCAACCCTTTCTCGTGATCTACGGCGACCTGCTGCTCGACATCGACCTCGACGATCTGATCCGGTTTCACCGACAGCGTCGCGCCCTCATGACCCTGGCGCTCAAACGTACCGACCATCCCCAATCCCAGGGGATGATCGAAGTTGACGCCACCGGTCGTGTGGTGCGCTTCGTCGAAAAACCGGTCGTGTGGGATGGCGGCGATACGGCAAATGCTGGCGTCTACGTCTGCGAACCCGAAGTTGTAGACTGGACGCCGCCCGGATTCAGCGACTTCGGGCACGACATTATTCCTGCCATGCTGCGCGCTGGCGCGCCGGTGTATGGTCGCCCGCTGCGCGGCTACCTGCTCGATATCGGCACACCGGCGGCATACGCGCAGGCGCAGCAGGATTGGAGCAGGAGACAGTCCGGGGTTGAAGGTTTGCCTTGA
- a CDS encoding serine/threonine-protein kinase, giving the protein MTDVQQILCPKCHKPNLRRARFCQHCGHDVILNNAGPRYYITRVIKEGGQGAVFEAIGDDGRIYAIKQMLDRFTDPRERDEAIARFEAEAKILERLRHPRIPRVYADFKDEGYHYLAMDFVRGSDLEDIIRRERYIPEERALQWADQICDVLEYLHQQKPPIIFRDMKPSNIMIEPDGNVKLIDFGIAKVLQPSQRGTQIGTPGYAPPEQYQGIATPESDIFSLGATLHHMLTGRDPRDEPPFSFPPVYALRPNISKRTSDAIQKALQMKPEERYKSVAEFRRALLPERAPAQVRVVPATQAIPAQVAASAPSQPVATTAAPSGSVAPSSKRVTPVVPPPPASVPAAKPGAQPQAPPKARRSRGFGNVVFVLIVLALLTATLALAFPNLTMRVLQSIPALATPTPQRLIQQPFTVENIEVIVPPGGDVRQAFVAAYTRIVQEQFGPEARIHTSVPLSYIGGEPVKIGEDANGVKYRASVTGFVLVPAPTTP; this is encoded by the coding sequence ATGACCGACGTACAGCAGATCCTCTGCCCCAAGTGTCACAAGCCGAACCTCCGTCGCGCCCGGTTCTGCCAGCATTGCGGTCACGATGTTATTTTGAACAACGCCGGACCGCGCTATTACATCACGCGCGTCATCAAAGAAGGCGGGCAGGGGGCGGTCTTCGAGGCAATCGGTGATGATGGGCGCATCTATGCGATCAAGCAGATGCTTGATCGGTTCACCGATCCACGTGAACGTGACGAGGCGATTGCGCGCTTCGAGGCGGAGGCGAAAATACTGGAGCGCCTGCGGCATCCGCGTATTCCGCGTGTCTATGCCGATTTCAAAGACGAAGGGTATCACTACCTGGCGATGGACTTCGTGCGCGGATCCGACCTTGAAGACATCATCCGGCGCGAGCGGTACATTCCCGAAGAGCGTGCGCTGCAATGGGCGGATCAGATCTGCGATGTGCTGGAGTATCTCCATCAACAGAAGCCGCCAATTATCTTCCGCGACATGAAACCGTCGAACATCATGATCGAGCCGGATGGCAACGTCAAACTGATCGATTTCGGCATCGCTAAAGTGCTTCAGCCATCGCAGCGCGGCACCCAGATCGGCACGCCCGGCTACGCGCCGCCAGAACAGTACCAGGGCATTGCCACTCCGGAGTCGGACATCTTTTCGCTCGGCGCTACGTTGCACCACATGCTTACCGGGCGCGATCCGCGCGACGAGCCACCCTTTTCGTTCCCGCCGGTCTATGCCCTGCGCCCCAATATCTCGAAGCGCACATCCGACGCAATCCAGAAAGCGTTGCAGATGAAACCGGAGGAGCGCTACAAAAGCGTGGCGGAGTTTCGGCGCGCGCTGTTGCCGGAACGCGCGCCAGCGCAGGTGCGGGTCGTACCGGCGACTCAGGCGATCCCGGCACAGGTGGCTGCGTCGGCGCCATCCCAACCGGTCGCAACAACCGCCGCGCCTTCCGGTTCGGTTGCGCCATCGTCGAAGCGCGTGACCCCCGTTGTTCCGCCGCCGCCAGCATCCGTTCCTGCGGCGAAGCCGGGCGCTCAACCGCAAGCGCCGCCGAAGGCGCGTCGCTCACGTGGTTTCGGAAATGTTGTGTTTGTCCTTATCGTTCTTGCACTGCTGACGGCGACGTTGGCGCTGGCGTTTCCCAACCTTACGATGCGGGTTCTTCAGAGTATTCCCGCGCTGGCGACACCGACGCCTCAGCGCCTGATCCAGCAACCCTTCACCGTCGAAAACATCGAGGTGATCGTTCCGCCAGGCGGTGATGTCCGGCAGGCATTCGTCGCCGCGTATACGCGCATCGTGCAGGAACAGTTCGGTCCGGAAGCGCGCATCCACACAAGTGTGCCGTTATCGTACATTGGCGGTGAACCGGTGAAGATTGGCGAGGATGCCAATGGGGTCAAGTATCGTGCCTCGGTGACCGGGTTCGTCCTGGTTCCGGCGCCGACCACGCCGTAG
- a CDS encoding bifunctional enoyl-CoA hydratase/phosphate acetyltransferase: protein MTEYIENRTFDEIKIGDRASLTRTLTKADIELFAVMSGDVNPAHLDEEYARSDIFHKIIAHGMWGGALISTVLGTMLPGPGTIYLSQTLRFRRPVTIGDTITVAVTVTAKDPEKRRVTLDCQCINQHGEVVISGNAEVLAPTEKVKRQRVSLPEVLLHKPGANYEAIIKRASSLGPVRAAVVFPSEPIAFHGIVEATQANLIDPIIIGPEMPLRRVAETLDINLDAFHLEPTSDGRTAAARAVAMARTGKVEAIVDPGVRYYGLLHELVAHETGIVDHRRLSHVYAMDVPNYPRLLFITDAGMNTDPTLEEKRAIVQNAIDLALALGVEQPKVAILAAVETINPRLRSTLDAAALCKMVDRGQIVGGLVDGPLTFENAVSPEAVRQAKLTSPVAGQADILVAPDLEAGTMLVQQLDRLANAQSAGIVVGGRVPVALPEPSGNPQSVLAACAMAVLVARSAGKHD from the coding sequence ATGACGGAATACATCGAAAATCGCACCTTCGACGAAATCAAGATTGGCGATCGGGCGTCGCTGACGCGCACCCTGACCAAAGCCGATATCGAACTGTTCGCGGTTATGTCGGGCGACGTCAATCCGGCACATCTGGACGAGGAATACGCGCGCAGCGACATCTTCCACAAGATCATCGCCCACGGCATGTGGGGCGGCGCCCTGATTTCGACGGTTCTCGGCACGATGCTCCCCGGTCCAGGCACGATCTACCTGAGCCAGACCTTGCGCTTCCGTCGTCCGGTGACCATCGGCGACACAATCACAGTGGCAGTGACCGTAACGGCAAAAGACCCGGAGAAACGCCGCGTGACCCTCGACTGCCAGTGCATCAACCAGCACGGCGAAGTTGTGATCAGCGGTAACGCTGAAGTGCTCGCGCCAACCGAGAAAGTCAAGCGTCAGCGTGTCAGCCTGCCAGAGGTGCTGCTGCACAAACCAGGGGCGAACTACGAAGCGATTATCAAACGCGCATCATCGCTCGGACCGGTGCGGGCGGCGGTTGTGTTTCCCTCGGAGCCGATTGCGTTCCACGGCATCGTTGAGGCAACTCAGGCAAACCTGATCGACCCGATCATCATTGGTCCGGAGATGCCGCTGCGTCGTGTTGCAGAAACGCTGGATATCAACCTCGACGCCTTCCATCTTGAACCAACCAGCGATGGACGCACCGCAGCCGCACGCGCTGTCGCCATGGCGCGCACCGGCAAAGTTGAGGCAATCGTCGATCCTGGAGTGCGCTATTACGGGCTGTTGCACGAACTGGTCGCTCACGAAACCGGCATCGTCGATCATCGACGATTGAGCCACGTCTATGCTATGGACGTGCCCAATTATCCGCGTCTGCTGTTCATCACCGACGCAGGTATGAATACCGACCCGACCCTCGAAGAAAAGCGGGCAATCGTGCAGAACGCCATAGACCTGGCGCTGGCGCTCGGCGTGGAACAGCCAAAAGTCGCCATTCTCGCAGCGGTGGAAACGATCAACCCCAGATTGCGCTCAACGCTCGATGCAGCCGCGCTGTGCAAAATGGTCGACCGCGGGCAGATCGTCGGCGGTCTGGTGGATGGTCCGCTGACCTTCGAGAACGCCGTCTCGCCCGAAGCGGTGCGTCAGGCGAAACTGACCTCACCGGTCGCCGGGCAGGCCGACATTCTCGTTGCGCCAGACCTGGAAGCAGGAACAATGCTGGTGCAGCAACTCGACCGTCTGGCGAACGCACAGTCGGCTGGCATTGTGGTTGGCGGGCGTGTACCGGTGGCGCTGCCCGAACCCAGCGGCAACCCGCAGAGCGTCCTGGCTGCATGCGCCATGGCAGTGCTGGTCGCACGCTCTGCCGGTAAACACGACTGA
- a CDS encoding MFS transporter: MFFFGGNRLPPPFPPLPVRAQRCCTPTRPSRCHRCRYGRSAAAPLSRPPAAAAATGAALRRPYAPLRAPPAAAAATGAALLRPYAPLPPPPLPVRAQRCCAPIAPSRRCRRYGRSAAAPLRAPPAAAAATGAALLHPYAPLPLPPLPVRAQRCCAPPRPSRRRRRYGRSAAAHLRASPAAAAAGTGAALLRPYRALPPLPPLRAQRCGAPTHPYSPRSPLPVRAQRCGAPTRPARLNNDIIPLSFAPRSGGASDMPTLSRWRTGHAQPADIQKQNERSVLIDGLGVGIVTGVSTFLSVFLTRLGASPFLVGLLTALPALTGMLLAIPAGRFLERQRNMAPWYSWPRAMVQGSFVLMGLIPFFVSQQITVYAVIVIWALVTIPQTIVNITFTVVMGAVAGPRRRQYLMSRRWSVLGATTAITVAAIGAFLDNVPFPLNYQIVFIASFVGGALSFFFSRRLTIPDNPPPQRDVVQQSLGAYLSDMLAVLREPSPFSRFVISAFVFNLGMMMALPLFPLYWVRQLNASDFWIGLINTTNNGVLLVAYFIWTALTRRKGNVLALRICVFGLVLYPLLTALTPRVEPLVFYAALAGIFGAGLNLVLFDISLSTAPPERTAAYIALYQLTTYIATLVAPLVGTLLADLFGYTPALLTGAAFRLAGAILFVWLGVGVTSERPRAVQTA, encoded by the coding sequence ATGTTTTTCTTCGGCGGCAACCGCCTGCCGCCGCCATTCCCCCCGCTGCCGGTACGGGCGCAGCGCTGCTGCACCCCTACGCGCCCCTCCCGCTGCCACCGCTGCCGGTACGGGCGCAGCGCTGCTGCGCCCCTATCGCGCCCTCCCGCCGCTGCCGCCGCTACGGGCGCAGCGCTGCGGCGCCCCTACGCGCCCCTCCGCGCCCCTCCCGCCGCTGCCGCCGCTACGGGCGCAGCGCTGCTGCGCCCCTACGCGCCCCTCCCGCCGCCGCCGCTGCCGGTACGGGCGCAGCGCTGCTGCGCCCCTATCGCGCCCTCCCGCCGCTGCCGCCGCTACGGGCGCAGCGCTGCTGCGCCCCTCCGCGCCCCTCCCGCCGCCGCCGCCGCTACGGGCGCAGCGCTGCTGCACCCCTACGCGCCCCTCCCGCTGCCACCGCTGCCGGTACGGGCGCAGCGCTGCTGCGCCCCTCCGCGCCCCTCCCGCCGCCGCCGCCGCTACGGGCGCAGCGCTGCTGCGCACCTCCGCGCCTCTCCCGCTGCCGCCGCTGCCGGTACGGGCGCAGCGCTGCTGCGCCCCTATCGCGCCCTCCCGCCGCTGCCGCCGCTACGGGCGCAGCGCTGCGGCGCCCCTACGCACCCCTACTCGCCCCGCTCGCCGCTGCCGGTACGGGCGCAGCGCTGCGGCGCCCCTACGCGCCCCGCTCGCCTCAATAATGATATAATACCACTCTCATTCGCCCCTCGATCTGGAGGCGCATCAGACATGCCCACGCTGTCCCGCTGGCGCACCGGACATGCTCAGCCAGCAGACATCCAGAAGCAGAATGAACGGAGCGTCCTGATCGATGGCCTGGGGGTCGGCATCGTCACCGGCGTTTCAACCTTCCTCAGCGTCTTCCTGACCCGCCTGGGCGCATCTCCGTTCCTGGTCGGACTGCTCACCGCACTCCCCGCGCTGACCGGCATGCTCCTCGCCATTCCTGCCGGGCGGTTCCTTGAACGCCAGCGCAACATGGCGCCCTGGTACTCGTGGCCCCGCGCAATGGTGCAGGGATCGTTCGTTTTGATGGGGTTGATTCCCTTCTTCGTCAGCCAGCAGATCACGGTGTATGCTGTCATTGTCATCTGGGCGCTGGTCACGATCCCGCAGACGATTGTCAATATTACTTTCACCGTGGTTATGGGCGCGGTTGCAGGACCCCGCCGACGTCAGTATCTGATGAGTCGCCGCTGGTCGGTGCTTGGCGCAACTACGGCGATCACTGTCGCTGCGATCGGCGCGTTTCTCGACAACGTCCCATTCCCGCTCAACTACCAGATCGTCTTTATCGCATCGTTTGTCGGCGGGGCGCTGAGTTTCTTTTTCTCCCGACGATTGACGATTCCGGACAATCCGCCGCCCCAACGTGATGTTGTCCAGCAATCGTTAGGCGCGTATCTCAGCGATATGCTGGCAGTGTTGCGTGAACCATCGCCGTTCAGCCGGTTTGTCATCAGTGCATTCGTGTTCAACCTGGGCATGATGATGGCGCTGCCGCTCTTTCCGCTCTACTGGGTGCGCCAGCTCAACGCCTCCGATTTCTGGATCGGCTTGATCAATACGACCAACAACGGCGTGTTGCTGGTCGCCTATTTTATCTGGACGGCGCTCACCCGCCGCAAGGGGAACGTGCTGGCGCTCCGAATCTGTGTGTTCGGACTGGTGCTGTATCCGCTGTTGACTGCGCTGACGCCGCGAGTCGAACCGCTGGTGTTCTACGCGGCGCTGGCGGGCATCTTCGGCGCGGGGTTAAACCTGGTGTTGTTCGATATTTCACTTTCCACCGCGCCGCCTGAGCGCACAGCGGCATATATCGCGCTGTACCAGTTGACGACCTACATCGCAACGCTGGTGGCGCCACTGGTCGGCACTCTCCTGGCAGACCTGTTCGGATACACGCCGGCGCTGCTCACCGGAGCTGCATTCCGTCTTGCTGGCGCGATCCTTTTTGTATGGTTAGGCGTTGGCGTCACTTCCGAGCGTCCACGCGCGGTGCAAACTGCATGA
- a CDS encoding IS630 family transposase, with product MAGKPRASIASPSGTDAGARPLFPPDHHDPETAATAGEHLVRRDPRQCGLTQTRWTLDAIRSQLAWGRDASLRGIARILDRLGITWQRARSHVHRPDPHDQAKLQEIADVVEDARAHPNQVVTVYLDEVTVTRQPTLANGYGRAGADQVRAERSLATDCELRIVGSLDVVTGQVVTRRAKTIGLATLAPCFPDRRAAYPEAERIYVILDNWPVHFHPDVLVALEPQTTRWAFSRPGNWPATPSVRAVRRAGDVRLPIQLMPLPTYASWCNPIEKLWRWMRQEVTRVHRWATDLDQLRNHLDAFFASFATGSSKLLQYVGLG from the coding sequence ATCGCTGGGAAGCCGAGGGCATCGATAGCCTCCCCATCCGGGACGGACGCGGGCGCACGCCCGCTTTTTCCCCCTGACCACCATGACCCTGAGACGGCGGCTACTGCGGGAGAGCATCTGGTCCGCCGTGACCCGCGGCAGTGCGGGCTGACCCAGACGCGCTGGACCCTGGACGCCATCCGCAGCCAGTTGGCGTGGGGGCGCGACGCCTCGCTGCGCGGGATCGCCCGTATTCTGGATCGGTTGGGCATCACCTGGCAGCGCGCCCGCAGTCATGTGCATCGCCCTGATCCCCACGATCAGGCCAAACTGCAGGAGATCGCAGACGTGGTGGAGGATGCCCGCGCGCACCCCAACCAGGTGGTGACCGTGTATCTGGATGAAGTCACGGTCACCCGGCAACCGACCCTGGCCAACGGGTATGGGCGGGCGGGCGCCGATCAGGTGCGGGCGGAACGGAGTCTGGCGACCGATTGCGAACTGCGCATCGTGGGCAGTTTGGACGTTGTGACGGGCCAGGTGGTCACCCGGCGGGCGAAGACGATTGGCCTGGCGACGCTGGCGCCGTGCTTCCCGGACCGGCGCGCTGCCTATCCTGAGGCTGAGCGCATCTATGTCATTCTGGATAATTGGCCGGTCCATTTTCATCCGGATGTCCTGGTGGCGCTTGAGCCGCAAACAACCCGCTGGGCGTTTTCCCGTCCTGGCAATTGGCCGGCCACCCCCAGTGTGCGGGCCGTGCGCCGGGCTGGAGATGTCCGCCTGCCCATCCAACTGATGCCGTTGCCGACGTATGCGTCGTGGTGTAACCCGATCGAGAAGCTGTGGCGGTGGATGCGTCAGGAGGTCACCCGCGTGCATCGCTGGGCGACGGATCTCGATCAGTTGCGCAACCACCTGGATGCCTTCTTCGCGTCGTTTGCAACCGGCTCGTCAAAGCTTTTACAGTATGTCGGTCTCGGATAG
- a CDS encoding M48 family metallopeptidase: protein MADRRQITIAGTTLTVLIERKAVKNINARLRDTTLHISAPHAVDDTALDRAIIELARRLIQRVHKRQINNEEDALALVRQVAARFPNPPVIEHATFTLTEARWGSYSAATGTVRLNATLLRMPRWVLEAVAAHEIAHAFHPNHSPAFWRLLRSVCPDTDRAQAFLAAVAWMARSWDGMPPVERALLAQVHDEVGDV, encoded by the coding sequence ATGGCAGATCGGCGCCAGATCACCATCGCAGGGACAACGCTGACAGTGCTTATCGAACGCAAAGCGGTCAAGAACATCAATGCCCGTCTCCGTGATACAACGCTGCACATCAGCGCACCGCACGCAGTCGACGATACGGCGCTTGATCGGGCAATCATCGAACTCGCGCGCCGCCTGATTCAGCGCGTTCATAAGCGGCAGATCAACAACGAAGAAGATGCGCTGGCGCTGGTACGCCAGGTTGCCGCGCGCTTTCCCAACCCGCCGGTCATCGAGCACGCAACGTTTACCCTCACCGAAGCGCGCTGGGGGAGTTACAGCGCCGCTACCGGCACAGTGCGCTTGAACGCGACGCTCCTGCGCATGCCGCGCTGGGTGCTCGAAGCGGTTGCCGCCCACGAAATCGCGCATGCCTTCCATCCCAACCATTCGCCAGCATTCTGGCGTCTCCTCCGCAGCGTCTGCCCTGATACTGATCGCGCGCAGGCGTTTCTCGCCGCAGTCGCCTGGATGGCGCGTTCGTGGGACGGTATGCCGCCGGTGGAACGCGCGCTGCTGGCGCAGGTGCACGACGAGGTCGGTGACGTGTGA
- a CDS encoding IS110-like element ISRfsp2 family transposase encodes MASRESLFIGIDVSKQTLDVAFGADPHAPRETIPSTDEGVQLLVTRLQRLQPTLIVLEATGGLERMVFAQLLQAGVPTARVQPRRVRALAHAEGRQAKTDRLDARLLARFAERVRPPHHQATDEQRASLRDLLVRREQVIQMRTAEINRLTAAAPNLRPGIQQHIDWLDQEIRALEQERDNEAERTDEVRRKRELLESVPGIGAITALNLLLRLPELGTINRKEAAAFVGVAPYANQSGAQHKPRHISGGRRDGRSVLYMATLAATRRRLVRRAFDQRLCQAGKPRKVAIVAAMRKLLTILGAILRQQKPWDPAVHTSAP; translated from the coding sequence ATGGCTTCCCGTGAGTCGCTCTTTATCGGCATTGATGTCTCCAAACAGACGCTGGATGTGGCGTTTGGCGCCGACCCGCACGCGCCACGCGAGACGATACCGTCTACCGACGAAGGTGTCCAGCTCCTGGTCACGCGACTCCAGCGCCTGCAGCCGACCCTGATTGTGCTGGAGGCGACCGGCGGGCTGGAGCGCATGGTGTTCGCCCAACTGCTCCAGGCTGGCGTGCCGACGGCGCGGGTGCAGCCACGCCGCGTGCGCGCCCTGGCGCACGCGGAAGGACGCCAGGCGAAGACCGACCGCCTGGATGCCCGGTTGCTCGCCCGCTTTGCCGAACGGGTGCGCCCGCCGCACCACCAAGCGACGGACGAGCAGCGCGCATCCTTGCGCGACCTGCTGGTCCGGCGGGAGCAGGTGATTCAGATGCGGACGGCTGAGATCAATCGGTTGACGGCTGCCGCGCCGAACCTCCGCCCGGGCATCCAGCAGCATATTGATTGGCTGGATCAGGAGATCCGTGCGCTTGAGCAGGAACGCGACAACGAGGCGGAGCGCACCGACGAGGTGCGCCGGAAACGGGAGCTGCTCGAAAGCGTGCCCGGCATCGGCGCGATCACCGCACTGAACCTGCTGCTCCGCCTGCCCGAACTGGGGACCATCAATCGCAAGGAAGCGGCGGCCTTTGTGGGCGTTGCGCCGTATGCCAATCAGAGCGGCGCACAGCACAAACCCCGGCATATCTCCGGCGGCAGGAGGGATGGGCGCAGCGTGTTGTACATGGCGACCCTGGCGGCCACGCGGCGCCGTCTGGTCAGGCGCGCCTTCGATCAGCGCCTGTGTCAAGCTGGCAAGCCGCGCAAGGTCGCCATCGTCGCTGCGATGCGCAAGCTGCTGACTATTCTCGGCGCAATATTGCGTCAGCAAAAGCCCTGGGATCCGGCTGTGCATACGAGCGCCCCTTGA
- a CDS encoding zinc ribbon domain-containing protein translates to MGFLDELSRKLAEGVDRARFEAEKFQRVTAIQGEISTLRRQIDGKRLEFGDRALELFKAGAIQSPTLATILREIEALQASLTLKEEELRHVQGQVFIEPTTTRAQNVPISVEPPRPPAPAPPPPAPPVAGSKTCPSCGFQMPQTAVFCPNCGLRIG, encoded by the coding sequence ATGGGTTTTCTGGATGAACTGAGCCGCAAGCTTGCCGAAGGGGTTGATCGCGCCAGGTTCGAAGCCGAAAAGTTCCAACGCGTCACTGCCATTCAGGGTGAGATCAGCACGCTGCGGCGACAGATCGATGGCAAGCGATTGGAGTTTGGTGATCGGGCGCTCGAACTGTTCAAAGCTGGCGCCATCCAGTCGCCAACGCTGGCGACAATTCTGCGAGAGATCGAAGCATTGCAGGCCAGCCTGACATTGAAAGAAGAAGAGTTGCGTCATGTTCAGGGACAGGTTTTTATCGAGCCGACGACAACACGCGCGCAGAACGTTCCGATAAGCGTCGAACCGCCCCGTCCGCCAGCGCCGGCGCCGCCGCCGCCAGCGCCGCCCGTTGCCGGGAGCAAAACCTGCCCTTCGTGCGGCTTCCAGATGCCGCAGACCGCCGTCTTTTGCCCGAACTGCGGTCTGCGGATTGGGTGA
- a CDS encoding putative signal transducing protein, whose protein sequence is MSDYVLRWLLVIKRETTAERSGGDGDGVGPVCIAEVEGLIRAQIIRSYLEDAGIPAHLAGEAVAGVYGLIQGPLSMVKVYVLAALATDARELLADLDFDDER, encoded by the coding sequence ATGAGTGATTATGTGTTACGCTGGTTGCTAGTTATAAAGCGGGAGACGACCGCAGAGCGCAGTGGCGGCGATGGCGATGGCGTCGGTCCGGTGTGTATCGCCGAGGTCGAAGGATTGATCCGCGCGCAGATTATCCGCTCCTACCTGGAGGATGCCGGTATTCCGGCGCACCTTGCGGGTGAAGCGGTCGCTGGCGTCTATGGTCTGATCCAGGGACCGCTCAGTATGGTGAAGGTGTATGTTCTGGCGGCGCTGGCAACCGATGCGCGCGAACTGCTGGCGGATCTCGATTTCGACGATGAGCGTTAA
- a CDS encoding helix-turn-helix domain-containing protein — protein sequence MPARRTLHVSVEEREALEDLRDHAPKPYVRERAAALLLIASGVPPAVVARERLLRPRHPETVYLWLNRWEAEGIDSLPIRDGRGRTPAFSP from the coding sequence ATGCCGGCACGCCGGACCCTTCACGTGTCCGTCGAGGAGCGGGAGGCCCTCGAAGACCTGCGCGATCACGCCCCCAAGCCCTATGTGCGCGAACGGGCGGCGGCATTACTGCTCATCGCGTCTGGCGTACCGCCTGCCGTCGTGGCCCGCGAACGCTTGCTGCGTCCGCGCCATCCGGAAACCGTCTATCTCTGGCTGAATCGCTGGGAAGCCGAGGGCATCGATAGCCTCCCCATCCGGGACGGACGCGGGCGCACGCCCGCTTTTTCCCCCTGA